The Caenorhabditis elegans chromosome I genome includes the window AATTCGAATTTATAAGAATTGAGTTATTCCATTAAACTTCCTTTACctttcatttttgacatttcaaaataaaacaaaatctccaaaaatatggccggtctcgaaacgacaaagtttttaaaacacaaacgggtgtgcgccttcaagagtactgtaatttcaaactttggtTGCTGCggagttttcatagtttttctcacaatttgtAGAATTGATGTTTTTAGTAGtttcatttcacaaaaaaaaactttgaatgaaaaaactatgaaaaatcagtaaaaatttCGCATCaacgaaatattgaaattacagtactcttaaaggcgcacacccatttgtatttaacaaaaagGCGCGTCGAGGCCgggtactattttttttatctgaaaatacatttttaaagcttacCATTGGAATAAGTGAATACTTCGTGTTTACACACATTGAACGGAGACATGCAAATGCAACAgatcgatttttcggattaTTAATTCCCAATTCAATAACTTGAATTATATCTTTTCGTTCTACAAATAATCCCGGCTTTGAAGCGTATCCGAGTGAAAGTGCGAGAACttcaaaaagaagagaagTCAGCGAATCTCGATGAGAAGACACTCCCAATGTTCTAAGCTGAAggagatctgaaaataaattcagattttacgTGCCAATAGAgttgtacttttttttgttgataaaattaCTAACcatttgatacatttttaatcTTGGTTGCACTCAACAAAACTTCAAGCGTATTCAACAACATTGTTAGATTCTGATTGCTAATTCTCAATCCAAACAGTTCAGCAGCCAATCCACGAATATTGGGATCACTTGTTTGTGCAGCAGCATCCATGCAATTAAGAATAATCTTGAATACAATTGGAGAATGAAGTTCTCCAGCTTGCGGATTTCTAACAAGAAGTTCTCGAGTATAAAGTGATCCacataattgaaaatgatcCGAGATATGAGCAAGTCGATTAGCCAATCGCGATTGAACTGCTCGTAGAGTTTGTGAAGAACATTTGATGATCATTCTCGACATAAGACAAAATCCTAGTTCTTGTTCTTTACGTGTTCGATTGGATCCAACGAGACGGagacatttttcgaaagtCTGAAACTTATTTGATGAATGGATCCATGACAGAATATGTAGGTTTTtagataattcaaaaaaatttgacaatttctaACCTGAATTTCGTCTTCTGGTTTTCCAACCATTGTTTCTTGGACGACTTTTCGGATTTCGGTCATCTCTGAAAggtgtttttaaattataatatgGAAAACTAATCGGAATCATTATAGCATAGATATATTACAAATGATacgaacaacaaaaaaattttcaacattaaaaaaaagtgtacgACTCAATATTTATCCGAAatcgagagaaaaagaaacgaaacAAAAGACACATAGTATTCACAAAAAACTATACtattatcaaaaatcatttaaagaaATATCTCATCGACATCTATTCAAGCAGTGGCTTCTTTGCGAGCCTGTCTTTGAAGCAATCGTCGTTCACGTTCGAATTCTTTGATTCTCATGATATGATCATCATATTCACATTTATCCCAAGCTCCACGTTCTCCGTCGCACGCGTGTCCGGCAAATGGTGCATTTTGGGTCTGaatataataaattatttttgctgtttttgagaaaataattttagatgtgtatttttatataattttaaaaatatatcattgtaactaaaacaaaaatcttacTTGGCATTTCATGAGTGAAATCAAGTGGTGAGCACAATAATCGCGTTGAGCTGGCTTCAACTTCCACTGCTCCATCTCTTCCCAAGTAGCCTTCATCTCGCGGACCTTGAATATTAAACTTTATTATATTGAATATTTATGAATTAAATGAACAGTTATTTaatgaacttttaaaaaagttgtttacCTTTCTCGGTCGCTCGAATCCATACTGAGGATCGAAAGTTGGTGGTCTGTCGACACGTGGCGCGGTTTCTGGTGTACTGGCTCCTTCCAATGAGACGGACAGTTTAGTTCCCAtcttggctgaaaaaaaaggaattggT containing:
- the ndub-7 gene encoding NADH dehydrogenase [ubiquinone] 1 beta subcomplex subunit 7 (Confirmed by transcript evidence), producing the protein MGTKLSVSLEGASTPETAPRVDRPPTFDPQYGFERPRKVREMKATWEEMEQWKLKPAQRDYCAHHLISLMKCQTQNAPFAGHACDGERGAWDKCEYDDHIMRIKEFERERRLLQRQARKEATA